A part of Rhinolophus ferrumequinum isolate MPI-CBG mRhiFer1 chromosome 11, mRhiFer1_v1.p, whole genome shotgun sequence genomic DNA contains:
- the MUC15 gene encoding mucin-15, with the protein MMLTSAQILFISTLFSLLLLGSYGEEGLEVKTTQNIAEDLKTMANGHVSLESATNLKSNQEDRETSNPRASNSSLQDSSNKTNGTTDFISNSPTDNFSRSPRPTSTFPTSPPLINSSVSKLPQNSSVADGNPVSVSAPPNATSAVSSENFTWSSASDTMKTTDNSSLTGSILPSAPTTISMNPMTTEPDEWLTTTGDTLGGFTPYQETTPQPTLKFTNNSKIFPNTSDPQEENRNTGIVFGAILGAILGASLLSLVGYLLCGKRKTNSFSHRRLYDDRNEPVLRLDNVPEPYDVSFGNSSYYSSNVNDSSMVAGRENARDGIPMDNIPPLRTSI; encoded by the exons ATGATGTTGACCTCAGCCCAAATTCTGTTTATTTCAACACTGTTTAGTTTACTACTACTTGGAAGCTATGGGGAAGAAGGTCTGGaagtaaaaacaacacaaaacattGCAGAAGACTTAAAAACAATGGCAAATGGACATGTTTCTTTGGAAAGTGcaacaaatttaaaatcaaatcaaGAAGACAGAGAAACCTCCAATCCTAGAGCAAGTAATTCCTCTCTTCAGGATTCATCAAATAAAACCAACGGAACAACAGATTTCATCAGTAATTCGCCAACAGACAACTTTTCCAGGAGTCCGAGACCCACGTCCACATTTCCCACAAGTCCTCCCTTGATCAACAGCTCTGTGTCTAAATTGCCTCAGAACTCATCTGTAGCAGATGGAAATCCTGTGTCCGTCTCAGCACCTCCCAACGCTACATCTGCTGTATCTTCAGAAAATTTCACTTGGTCTTCAGCCAGTGATACCATGAAAACTACTGACAACAGTTCCCTTACAGGTAGCATCCTCCCTTCAGCACCAACCACCATCTCTATGAACCCCATGACGACGGAACCTGATGAATGGCTGACCACAACGGGTGATACCTTGGGGGGGTTTACCCCCTACCAGGAAACGACACCACAGCCCACCTTAAAATTCACtaataattcaaaaatctttccaAATACATCAGACCCCCAAGAAG aGAATAGAAACACTGGAATAGTATTTGGGGCCATTTTAGGTGCTATTCTGGGTGCTTCATTGCTTAGTCTCGTTGGCTACTTGTTGTgtggaaaaaggaaaaccaattcATTTTCCCATCGGCGACTTTATGACGACAGAAATGAACCAG TTCTGCGATTAGACAATGTACCGGAACCTTACGATGTGAGTTTTGGGAATTCTAGTTATTACAGCTCAAATGTGAATGATTCATCCATGGTGGCAGGCCGAGAAAATGCACGTGATGGTATTCCTATGGATAATATACCTCCACTTCGTACCTCAATATAA